A portion of the Kazachstania africana CBS 2517 chromosome 2, complete genome genome contains these proteins:
- the KAFR0B06830 gene encoding putative cystathionine gamma-synthase (similar to Saccharomyces cerevisiae STR2 (YJR130C) and YML082W; ancestral locus Anc_4.354): MARMFGKIDDPIPSKDDHPISVNLPTWDSAIEYAKNPSVFENGYPRMKLNKSVARLCDILNDKYAKDNELCLCFPSYNVAKRCREYIRHGSNDSNVKVRILQLATSKPLNEGERQFKMESKIAVVFMLKNYYDLAREYWELSGEIVSSRLAQYVQNELFMAEKNVTQQELIRNNSPSTIKLSMNERAKTLLKKRITINIANLNTENEDENYHFKDDEEDENGRSNSNRDEDNNSVNSIHLYDVNDDNTVVNSTDNDSDSDQVFDSMVPAEPIEMGSNIEFLENEENDSEFQNDIDGGSDEGNEETSVEVNCETDIFLFPTGMAALFTVHRLLLKYDSERIERSRSIMNNSISGESNILHKKTVVFGFSYPDTYKMLKTLNNVYCLPYVSEIDCMNKLKNILHSGEQILAVLIEAPSTPLLKMGNLLELKELSNLFGFIIIVDETVGGFFNVDALVHADVVCTSLTKIFSGDVGNVMAGAMALNSNSTIYNFAKDFLIDNNEFEDNLWCEDAIIMERNSRDFIAKMLKINYTTDYLLDKVLIPHIGEHNLFKKIYHPRLTSNETKQNYEKIKCKSDGGYGGVFSIDFNNLEQAKLFYNCLNVAKGPSLGTTMTLACPYTILYHYADIEKVSKYGLSESLIRVSVGLENRKQLCQLFQAAIDEAMKILK; encoded by the coding sequence ATGGCCAGAATGTTTGGTAAAATTGACGATCCAATACCTTCAAAGGATGATCATCCCATATCTGTAAATTTACCAACTTGGGATTCAGCTATCGAATATGCCAAGAATCCGAGTGTCTTTGAAAATGGATATCCTCGAATGAAGCTAAACAAATCTGTAGCTAGATTGTGTgacattttgaatgataaatATGCTAAGGATAATGAGTTATGTCTTTGTTTTCCTTCTTATAATGTAGCAAAGAGATGCAGGGAATACATTCGCCATGGATCCAATGACTCTAATGTGAAAGTTCGTATTTTACAGCTAGCTACTTCAAAGCCTCTCAATGAGGGCGAGCGTCAATTTAAAATGGAGTCTAAAATCGCTGTTGTATTCATGTTAAAAAATTACTATGATCTGGCTAGAGAATATTGGGAGTTGAGTGGTGAGATTGTTTCAAGTAGATTGGCACAGTATGTGCAAAATGAACTTTTTATGGCAGAAAAGAATGTCACACAACAAGAACTAATACGGAATAATTCTCCATCTACAATAAAGCTTTCCATGAATGAGAGGGCCAAGacattattaaaaaaacgTATTACTATAAATATAGCTAATCTAAATACCGAAAATGAGGATGAAAACTATCAttttaaagatgatgaggaagatgagAACGGCCGTAGTAATAGCAACCGTGATGAAGACAACAATTCTGTAAATAGTATCCATCTGTATGATGTAAATGACGATAATACTGTTGTTAATAGCACCGATAATGACAGCGACAGTGATCAAGTTTTTGATTCAATGGTACCTGCAGAGCCTATCGAAATGGgatcaaatattgaatttttagaaaatgagGAGAATGATAgtgaatttcaaaatgacATTGATGGTGGATCAGATGAGGGAAATGAAGAAACTTCAGTGGAAGTTAATTGCGAAACAGATATATTCCTTTTCCCAACTGGTATGGCTGCGTTATTCACTGTCCATCGATTACTTCTGAAGTATGATTCAGAGAGAATTGAACGATCAAGATCAATCATGAATAATTCGATTTCTGGTGAAAGTAACATATTGCACAAGAAAACAGTAGTCTTCGGGTTTTCATATCCAGATACTTACAAGATGCTAAAGACTTTAAATAACGTTTATTGCTTACCGTACGTGAGTGAAATTGACTGTATGaataaactgaaaaatattttacatTCAGGAGAGCAAATATTGGCGGTTCTGATTGAAGCACCATCAACTCCACTGTTGAAAATGGGGAATTTATTggaattaaaagaattatcaaatcttttcggttttattattatagtGGATGAGACTGTGGGGGGGTTTTTCAATGTCGATGCTCTTGTTCATGCGGACGTTGTCTGTACTTCATTAactaaaattttcagtgGTGATGTAGGTAATGTCATGGCTGGGGCAATGGCACTCAATTCTAATAGTAcaatttacaattttgCCAAAGATTTCTTgattgataataatgaatttgagGATAATTTATGGTGTGAAGATGCGATTATTATGGAGAGAAATTCTAGGGATTTTATTGCCAAAATGTTAAAGATCAATTATACTACAGATTACTTGTTAGATAAAGTTTTAATACCGCATATTGGAGAGcataatcttttcaagaaaatttatcaccCAAGATtaacttcaaatgaaacaaaacaaaattatgagaaaattaaatgtaAATCAGATGGTGGTTATGGCGGTGTCTTTTCAAtagatttcaataatttagaGCAAGCGAAACTGTTTTACAACTGTTTGAATGTTGCTAAGGGTCCTTCCTTAGGTACTACAATGACATTGGCATGTCCTTACACGATATTGTATCATTATgctgatattgaaaaagtgTCTAAATATGGCCTTAGTGAAAGTTTGATAAGGGTTAGCGTAGGATTAGAAAATAGGAAACAGTTATGTCAATTGTTCCAAGCTGCAATTGATGAagcaatgaaaatattgaaatga
- the MDM31 gene encoding Mdm31p (similar to Saccharomyces cerevisiae MDM31 (YHR194W); ancestral locus Anc_4.359), translating to MFQTCRRLLPSGATNIRSAATPCIRYRSYNVRASSLLRPHNTRSHLFERARCYSTWGDGKRPDQIHFSNGGMNRFTRFKTGIRMILKKSTKPFNTDDISAFISWIVVSHVILFIISTTTFFSVIIYLLNTVSAQEYLAKKIGKLLTRNNPELSVIFENAIVPNWSSSKIRFNKVFVSRRPNLSNTSEFVKGSQKDAMQRATLALSENVLVNNNDFNDGNYTQLDLTIDQIEISLSFTKWLNGRGILDEVVVSGIRGVIDRTHIKWDPALDPALYKNVHKPGDFEISQFIMNDALVTVYQPSGFRPFNISIINCNLPRLRKNWLLYDILNANNINGAYDNSMFTLHKKLNANSSSLLTRIRIDNLDIDHLNANDQGPFGWITEGTVNMLADIELPNQDTDGLQFKDIVQEFKRKLSNKKLEEEQTIPNKFAMEFFLKLNNVKAEVPLFTRELTYKNNALIRPIVGYMNSKRTYIPIRCRVIKDIKDFEGAWTVYDSHLMYDLSSKVYDAFATYVADEERRSIRVRRVTFWSLQLFLQMILMGLATIT from the coding sequence ATGTTTCAAACATGCAGAAGGCTGTTGCCATCTGGAGCAACAAATATACGATCAGCTGCTACTCCTTGTATACGATACAGAAGTTATAATGTAAGGGCATCTTCGCTATTGAGACCCCACAATACAAGATCACACCTTTTTGAAAGGGCAAGATGCTACTCTACCTGGGGTGATGGCAAGAGACCAGATCAAATACATTTCTCTAATGGCGGGATGAATCGTTTCACCAGGTTTAAAACGGGTATACGAAtgatattaaagaaatcaacAAAACCCTTCAATACTGATGATATCAGTGCATTCATATCATGGATTGTAGTGAGTCACGTCATCTTATTCATAATATCAACAACCACATTTTTCTCAGTGATCATTTACTTATTAAATACGGTCTCTGCTCAGGAATATTTAGCCAAGAAAATAGGTAAATTACTCACTAGGAACAACCCTGAACTCTCagtaatatttgaaaatgccATAGTGCCGAATTGGTCTTCTTCAAAGATCAGGTTCAACAAAGTATTCGTGTCTCGAAGGCCAAATCTATCTAATACAAGTGAATTTGTTAAAGGGTCACAAAAAGACGCAATGCAAAGGGCAACATTAGCCCTAAGTGAAAATGTACTAGTTAATAACAATGACTTTAATGACGGTAATTATACACAATTGGATTTGACCATCGATCAAATAGAAATATCATTGAGCTTCACCAAGTGGTTGAACGGAAGAGGTATCCTGGACGAAGTTGTAGTAAGCGGGATTAGAGGTGTTATTGATAGAACTCATATAAAATGGGATCCCGCTTTAGATCCAGCACTGTATAAGAATGTTCACAAGCCTGGggattttgaaatttctcaGTTCATAATGAATGATGCTTTAGTGACCGTTTATCAACCTAGTGGATTTAGACCATTCAATATAAGTATAATCAATTGTAATTTACCTAGACTAAGGAAAAATTGGCTACTctatgatattttaaatgCAAATAACATCAATGGTGCATATGATAATTCAATGTTTACACTACACAAGAAATTAAATGCAAACAGTTCGAGTCTATTGACCAGAATCAGGATAGATAATTTGGATATAGATCATCTAAATGCAAATGATCAAGGTCCCTTTGGATGGATCACTGAAGGTACCGTCAATATGCTAGCCGATATCGAACTTCCCAATCAAGACACTGACGGATTGCAATTCAAGGACATTGTACAGgaattcaaaagaaaactcTCTAACAAGAAACTGGAAGAAGAACAGACTATTCCCAATAAATTTGCCATGGAATTCTTTCTAAAATTGAACAACGTTAAAGCAGAAGTCCCATTATTTACTAGGGAACTaacatataaaaataacgCACTGATTAGACCAATTGTGGGGTATATGAATTCCAAAAGAACCTACATTCCTATAAGATGCCGCGTAATCAAAGATATCAAGGATTTTGAAGGAGCATGGACAGTTTATGATTCGCATTTGATGTATGATTTGAGTTCAAAAGTTTATGATGCCTTCGCAACCTACGTTgctgatgaagaaagacGATCTATAAGAGTCAGAAGAGTGACATTCTGGTCGCTACAATTGTTTCTAcagatgatattgatggGACTAGCGACTATTACTTAA
- the LNP1 gene encoding Lnp1p (similar to Saccharomyces cerevisiae YHR192W; ancestral locus Anc_4.357), whose product MLARIVNLVSRKSNKNIVEKYTEDLSQITAEIHNLDKVLQRREKNLASLQSKINYYGLAIGIFILSYVHWYSFGNILYVSLAALIYVGFLVFIKWITYRIWHLLTTQKTKKLSKLKAIHAKKLNQLKTETRFNETNSIIKRFTSGNDENDDQMLLLDEELVNKQNQLTLLKEELSKLQNSNKVEKDAWFDKVLNVIAGGNEQNNVIKPIICEKCQKHTGAYKLANKSLTYICPQCNWKYESK is encoded by the coding sequence ATGCTAGCTAGGATAGTAAACTTGGTTTCTCGCAAGTCAAATAAGAatattgttgaaaaatatacagAAGATTTATCCCAGATAACTGCAGAGATTCATAATTTGGACAAAGTTTTACAGAggagagagaaaaatttagcAAGTTTACAATCTAAGATAAACTACTATGGATTAGCAATTggaattttcattctttcaTACGTGCACTGGTACAGTTTTGGAAACATATTGTACGTTAGCTTGGCTGCTTTAATTTATGTTGGTTTTCTAGTGTTTATCAAATGGATAACTTATAGGATTTGGCACCTATTGACTACACAGAAGACAAAGAAACTAAGTAAACTGAAGGCAATTCAtgccaagaaattaaatcaattgaaaactGAGACGAGATTTAACGAGACGAATTCGATTATCAAGAGATTTACTTCAGGTaacgatgaaaatgacgaTCAAATGTTACTATTAGATGAAGAGTTAGTTAATaaacaaaatcaattaactttgttaaaagaagaactaTCAAAGCTTCAAAATTCTAATAAAGTGGAAAAAGATGCGTGGTTTGATAAAGTTCTTAATGTCATTGCAGGTGGTAACGAACAAAACAATGTGATAAAACCTATTATTTGTGAAAAATGCCAAAAACATACTGGAGCTTACAAATTAGCTAATAAATCACTAACCTATATATGTCCCCAATGCAATTGGAAATATGAAAGTAAATAA
- the CTF8 gene encoding Ctf8p (similar to Saccharomyces cerevisiae CTF8 (YHR191C); ancestral locus Anc_4.356) translates to MPNVPISTLQITKLLQNENRQTSIITPLGNTLLEIQGDLELPHVVNDTDDRFDRYKDNDTVRFGLLSIDDEKKTATLFIGKKQRLLGNIVALDPPLGILQFHHEEQKVEMVDIIEYKIYFKDRPLPIM, encoded by the coding sequence ATGCCAAATGTGCCAATATCGACGTTGCAGATAACTAAATTATTGCAGAATGAGAATAGACAAACGAGTATTATAACGCCGCTGGGTAATACGCTACTGGAAATACAAGGAGATCTTGAATTGCCACATGTCGTGAACGATACAGACGATAGATTCGATAGATACAAGGATAATGATACTGTAAGGTTTGGTTTACTGTCAATCGATGACGAAAAGAAGACTGCTACTCTGTTTATTGGTAAGAAACAAAGATTATTGGGAAATATAGTGGCTTTGGATCCGCCTCTAGGTATACTACAATTCCATCATGAGGAGCAAAAGGTTGAAATGGTGGACATCATCGAATATAAGatttatttcaaagatagaCCGTTGCCTATCATGTGA
- the EGD2 gene encoding Egd2p (similar to Saccharomyces cerevisiae EGD2 (YHR193C); ancestral locus Anc_4.358) gives MSAIPQNANVTILSKNEKKAREAILKLGLKKVAGIIRVTFRRKNNEIVAIDNPEVFRSAGGNYVVFGEPKIDDFTQKLAAAQQQAQASGILPSEKDIATKSPEDIQADMQAAAAANDNATAANDNDDEEVDAGDLAKEDIDLVMQQANVTKNKAVKALKEHNGDIVNAIMSLSK, from the coding sequence ATGTCTGCTATCCCACAAAACGCCAACGTCACTATTTTATCCAAAAACGAAAAGAAAGCCAGAGAAGCTATCTTAAAATTAGGTTTAAAGAAGGTTGCTGGTATCATCAGAGTTACTTTcagaagaaagaacaaCGAAATTGTTGCCATTGACAACCCAGAAGTCTTCAGATCTGCTGGTGGTAACTATGTCGTCTTTGGTGAACCAAAGATTGACGATTTCACTCAAAAATTAGCTGCTGCTCAACAACAAGCTCAAGCCAGTGGTATCCTACCAAGCGAAAAGGACATTGCTACTAAATCTCCAGAAGATATTCAAGCTGATATGCAAGCTGCTGCTGCCGCTAACGACAATGCTACCGCTGCTAACGACaacgatgatgaagaagtcGATGCTGGTGATTTAGCCAAGGAAGATATCGATTTAGTTATGCAACAAGCTAACGTCACTAAAAACAAGGCTGTTAAAGCTTTAAAAGAACACAATGGTGACATCGTCAATGCTATCATGTCTTTGTCTAAGTAA
- the ATP18 gene encoding F1F0 ATP synthase subunit i (similar to Saccharomyces cerevisiae ATP18 (YML081C-A); ancestral locus Anc_4.353) yields MLRRYSTPILKPYWPFFLGGAIVYYGMSKFTTKVMDSDEYINDPRHPRFNKGGKLVDLNAKSNP; encoded by the coding sequence ATGTTGAGAAGATACAGTACTCCAATCTTAAAGCCATATTGGCCATTCTTCCTCGGTGGTGCCATAGTATACTATGGGATGAGTAAGTTCACAACGAAAGTTATGGACTCCGATGAGTATATCAATGACCCAAGACATCCCAGATTCAACAAAGGCGGCAAACTTGTAGATTTGAATGCCAAATCAAATCCATAA
- the NVJ1 gene encoding Nvj1p (similar to Saccharomyces cerevisiae NVJ1 (YHR195W); ancestral locus Anc_4.360) encodes MTRAPVVRSGLSFAASYVIVRGVKRFVENHVPEEWLSIKDQKEIEATEALRKVAEVIQAQLPPIAELELDDRNSTGLKNVYHIFMRKMLALRQYEIEIYVFIIFALIMIPAIVSFWYGTRSNRKHLDRDSDDKGSKSYNVQDMSEKELNSTPPSSKRKTKKNKRKEKKNSNKKTKRADDSTNENSPSGNKNTVRSNPSDDNGKNRLFREPHNLLLNDDASNASDFLDHINAVSNSSGNKSDNVLGDEDTDENTHEINDNELDNLAKSYIIDRVREKEGSIPREFPKLELSSPLNDGLSNRPLRSSSQTSAGTNSLDRARHSRTPSFIQFSPTKQSTQSVQVDKNNAYSQPFSF; translated from the coding sequence ATGACACGTGCTCCTGTGGTTAGAAGTGGTCTTTCTTTCGCTGCTTCTTATGTGATTGTTAGGGGTGTCAAGCGATTTGTAGAAAACCATGTACCTGAAGAGTGgttatcaataaaagatCAAAAGGAAATCGAAGCTACTGAAGCATTAAGAAAAGTTGCAGAGGTTATACAGGCTCAGCTTCCCCCTATAGCAGAACTTGAGTTAGATGATCGAAATTCAACTGGATTAAAGAATGTTTATCACATTTTCATGAGAAAGATGCTAGCTTTAAGACAATacgaaattgaaatttacGTGTTTATTATCTTTGCTCTCATAATGATTCCAGCGATTGTCTCATTCTGGTATGGGACTCGTTCAAATAGGAAACATCTTGACAGGGATTCGGATGACAAGGGAAGTAAATCTTATAACGTACAAGATATGAGTGAAAAAGAACTGAATTCAACACCTCCAAGTAGCAAACGtaagacaaagaaaaataaacgtaaggaaaagaaaaatagcAATAAAAAGACAAAACGTGCGGATGATTCGACAAATGAAAACTCTCCCAGTGGTAACAAAAATACGGTACGATCTAATCCCAGTGATGACAATGGGAAAAACAGGCTTTTTCGTGAACCTCATAATCTACTTCTTAATGATGATGCTAGTAATGCTAGCGACTTTTTGGATCATATCAATGCTGTTAGCAATTCTTCTGGTAACAAATCTGACAACGTTTTGGGAGATGAAGACACTGACGAAAATACTCATGAGATTAATGACAATGAACTAGATAATTTAGCCAAGTCATATATCATCGATAGGGTGCGCGAAAAGGAAGGTAGTATACCAAGAGAGTTTCCCAAGTTGGAATTGTCATCTCCCCTCAATGATGGCTTGTCTAACCGTCCTTTGAGGTCATCATCTCAAACAAGTGCTGGAACAAATAGCCTTGATAGGGCACGCCACTCTAGGACACCTTCCTTCATACAATTCTCACCGACAAAGCAAAGCACTCAAAGCGTTCAAGtagataaaaataatgccTATTCACAGCCTTTTAGCTTTTAG
- the TDA9 gene encoding Tda9p (similar to Saccharomyces cerevisiae RSF2 (YJR127C) and YML081W; ancestral locus Anc_4.351), with the protein MFSPPGYVPKDLENNNVSALPTPTNSNNVTPSAANLLPIPKKSRIIKTDKPRPFLCSICTRGFVRQEHLKRHQRAHTSEKPFLCTFCGRCFARRDLVLRHQHKLHSSLISKSNNDNTFEKLMENNKNLDLNGAMPSTIRKRNTDPDKHIIKVDGNKKTILPTLTNPLAQTAAQMKKAARDAAKLAEREANNKKLKNNKNVVTKIETKDKNDLTSQNYDHEPILKQRNKRHASFSASTAFTYVPTNNQPVIEQDSDFPHQVGFSTPQLTAQKLIEKAAESGVDLNSIDVPTFLSLDDQSNLQSIDIQHNIPNSHHNQTNQIDWKNPYYDNVPFLTDFLTMGSSFGGSGGFANFHPSNSTLDLFNFQSISPTKSDITTTATATKQAINDHSFSGSASISQALNHPTKIKSSLDKPSSILDLSASHLENLTNDLGLDMDKQWFNKFLSKSENQPNTTSSTANTIDFEHFAQNILPTPSPNENSGSNFYSSSSSSFNNKGATQFSLNNEFNFNSIDCNIPDLFTSRQFDLFKENNDFLKPDSILPNPSSSFPPRLSQESLNDNEELSPFNSSIRDWIISSNNLTSDVFPTVEELNRHVNLYKENFHKIFPFIHIQTLKITKDNYPLLLSIATIGAFYAFKSKHAAILSSITLVHVKKILEKQKDNYENTPLWVIQTIVLLTINNTFNNDVRATKNVQAHLMTLVQLIKVTKINLPLENFVTPPIESDHFMEFQDNPQILKQLNDRYKTSEQVEKNFQYFILAQSRIRTCHTVLLITNFFSSLVGLDCNFHSVDLKCGVSCYNEILFHIGKPQIWANRLSELGINLDSKFSLIELSKGNGNFEDGLAYLSTGSQYFFENSKLSFRTLLSYLITVHEKISIERHANNQQTEYGGQVKEAKWRMNSRPIISSVMKHWEALYIKNGGILKQNDENIKTIISNPSIKLIIPLYLFAKIRKCVNLSDLMNKIWLQDWDGMNKGLKKFYHDWESLHEATEYSLEIIEFWHDMISNSDSFGIVTIPILSVTCILSSILIIFEYLKILEEWTERYKKGKINAALNVSDRILWLKIVKVLKKIETQFISNSSYHITSSESDLIDDERAMEALKPETDIAETVAVINTIKLSQRSLFLGIGILSATPVWTVSSLFAQALQSGARYGQSHQ; encoded by the coding sequence ATGTTCTCTCCACCTGGTTATGTCCCCAAAGATctagaaaataataacgTGTCGGCTTTGCCAACTCCAACAAACTCAAATAATGTCACTCCATCTGCTGCAAATTTATTGCCAATTCccaaaaaatcaagaataaTCAAGACTGACAAGCCAAGACCTTTCCTATGCAGTATCTGTACGAGAGGTTTCGTTAGACAAGAGCATCTAAAAAGACATCAAAGGGCCCATACAAGTGAAAAACCATTTCTTTGTACTTTCTGTGGAAGATGTTTCGCAAGAAGAGATCTAGTTTTAAGACATCAACATAAATTACAttcttcattaatttcaaaatcaaataatgataacacttttgaaaaactaatggaaaataacaaaaatttagatttaAATGGAGCGATGCCATCAActataagaaaaagaaatacaGACCCGGATAAACATATTATTAAAGTGGATGGGAATAAAAAAACTATATTACCAACCTTAACAAATCCATTGGCTCAAACCGCTGCACAGATGAAAAAAGCTGCAAGAGACGCTGCAAAATTAGCTGAAAGAGAGgcaaataataaaaaattgaaaaataataaaaatgtagTAACTAAAATTGAAACTAAggataaaaatgatttgaCTTCACAAAATTATGATCATGAACCCATTCTTAAGCAAAGAAATAAAAGGCATGCATCCTTCTCTGCTTCCACAGCATTCACTTACGTACCAACAAATAATCAGCCTGTCATTGAACAAGACTCAGATTTCCCTCATCAAGTCGGATTTTCTACCCCACAATTAACGGCacaaaaattaattgaaaaagctgCAGAATCTGGTGTAGatttaaattcaattgatgtACCAACTTTCTTATCGTTAGATGATCAATCGAATTTACAATCAATTGATATTCAACACAATATTCCAAACAGCCATCATAACCaaacaaatcaaattgattGGAAAAATCCTTACTATGATAATGTCCCTTTCTTAACTGATTTCCTAACGATGGGATCTTCATTCGGTGGGTCTGGTGGTTTCGCCAATTTCCATCCATCAAATTCAACTTTagatcttttcaattttcaatcGATATCCCCGACAAAATCAGACATTACCACTACTGCTACTGCTACTAAACAAGCCATAAATGACCACTCATTCAGCGGATCAGCGTCAATTTCTCAAGCTCTAAATCATCCTACAAAGATCAAATCCTCTTTAGATAAaccatcatcaattttagaCTTATCAGCTTCtcatttggaaaatttgacCAACGATTTAGGTTTGGATATGGACAAGCAATGGTTCaacaaatttctttctaaaAGTGAAAATCAACCAAATACGACTTCTTCTACTGCAAATACCATCGATTTTGAACATTTTGCTCAAAATATACTTCCGACACCATCACCAAACGAAAATTCAggttcaaatttttactCATCGAGCAGCAGTTCTTTCAACAATAAGGGTGCAACACAATTCTCACtaaataatgaattcaatttcaactCTATTGATTGTAACATTCCAGATTTATTCACTTCGAGAcaatttgatcttttcaagGAAAATAACGACTTTCTCAAACCCGATTCAATTCTTCCAAACccttcatcatcatttcCTCCTCGTTTGTCACAAGAGTCCCTTAATGATAACGAAGAGTTATCACCTTTCAATAGTAGTATACGTGATTGGATAATATCTTCCAACAATTTAACTTCTGATGTTTTCCCTACTGTTGAAGAACTAAACCGTCATGTCAATttatacaaagaaaattttcataaaatCTTCCCATTCATTCATATACAGACTCTGAAAATAACTAAGGACAATTATCCTTTACTATTATCAATAGCTACCATTGGTGCATTTTACGCTTTCAAATCGAAGCATGCTGCAATTCTTTCAAGTATTACACTTGTTCACgttaagaaaattttggagAAACAAAAAGATAATTATGAAAACACCCCTCTGTGGGTCATTCAAACTATAGTATTGTTAACTATCAATAACACGTTCAACAATGACGTAAGAGCAACCAAGAACGTTCAAGCGCATTTAATGACTCTGGTACAATTAATAAAGGtaacaaaaataaatctacctctagaaaattttgtcacCCCTCCGATTGAAAGTGACCATTTTATGgaatttcaagataatccacaaatattgaaacaaCTCAACGACCGTTATAAGACATCTGAACAAgttgaaaagaattttcaatatttcatcTTGGCTCAATCAAGAATTAGAACGTGTCACACTGTTCTGCTTATAACCAATTTCTTCTCATCCTTGGTTGGTCTCGATTGTAATTTCCATTCCGTCGACTTGAAATGTGGGGTATCATGttataatgaaatattattcCATATTGGTAAACCACAGATCTGGGCCAACCGTCTTTCAGAATTAGGTATCAACTTGGAttcgaaattttctttaattgaattatcaAAGGGTAATGGGAATTTCGAGGATGGACTTGCTTATTTATCTACAGGAAGTCAGTATTTCTTcgaaaattcaaaattatcctTCAGAACGTTACTGTCTTATTTGATCACAGTCCATGAGAAAATATCCATTGAAAGGCATGCTAACAATCAACAGACAGAATATGGTGGTCAAGTAAAAGAAGCTAAATGGAGAATGAATTCAAGACCAATTATTTCAAGCGTCATGAAACATTGGGAAGCATTATATATCAAGAACGGTGGGATATTAAAACAGAATGACGAGAATATAAAGACCATAATTTCAAACCCTTCGATTAAACTAATTATTCCATTATACTTATTTGCCAAGATTAGAAAGTGCGTTAACCTATCAGATCTTATGAACAAGATTTGGTTACAAGATTGGGATGGTATGAATAAAGgcttgaaaaaattttatcacgATTGGGAATCATTGCATGAGGCAACTGAATACTCTTTagaaataattgaattctGGCATGATatgatatcaaattcaGATTCATTTGGCATTGTAACAATACCAATTCTATCAGTAACATGTATTTTGTCATCCATCCTaatcatttttgaatatttgaaaattctggAAGAATGGACTGAAAGATATAAAAAGGGTAAGATAAATGCAGCATTGAATGTTTCTGATAGAATTCTATGGTTAAAGATTGTTAAagtattaaaaaaaattgaaacgCAATTCATTTCAAATAGCAGTTACCACATCACATCGTCAGAGTCTGACTTGATTGATGACGAACGTGCCATGGAAGCGCTAAAACCTGAAACGGACATTGCAGAAACTGTTGCTGTCATTAATACTATCAAATTGTCGCAACGTAGTTTGTTTCTGGGAATTGGGATTTTAAGTGCCACTCCTGTCTGGACAGTGAGCTCTCTTTTCGCCCAGGCACTTCAATCAGGCGCCCGTTATGGTCAATCACACCAATAA